In one Oscillospiraceae bacterium genomic region, the following are encoded:
- the uppP gene encoding undecaprenyl-diphosphatase has translation MNLLMSILMGIIQGVAEFLPISSSGHLALFQTFFGMENVEESHMFFTVLLHFGTLISVCLVYWKDIVEMIREFFLGVGSLAKGKGIGNPPPPARRMVMLIIVATLPLFVMVFFKDALEVLFANSILVSCALIVTGFILFFSDRLARGRKNARSATVVDALLVGCAQAVAIIPGISRSGATISTGMMRGFDRSFAVRFSFLMSLPAVLGANVLELSKAVKAGFDTSLLPVYLTGVVVAAVVGYFAIRLVKTLADQGKFGKFAYYCWGVGLGSLIAGIVKLIALK, from the coding sequence TTGAATTTGCTGATGTCGATCCTGATGGGGATTATCCAGGGCGTGGCCGAGTTCCTGCCCATCTCCAGCTCGGGCCATCTGGCCCTGTTCCAGACCTTTTTCGGCATGGAGAACGTGGAGGAGTCCCACATGTTTTTCACCGTCCTGCTCCACTTCGGCACTCTGATTTCGGTGTGCCTGGTGTATTGGAAGGACATCGTGGAGATGATCCGGGAGTTTTTCCTGGGCGTGGGCTCCCTGGCGAAGGGGAAGGGGATCGGCAACCCGCCGCCCCCGGCCCGGCGCATGGTGATGCTGATCATCGTGGCCACCCTGCCCCTTTTCGTCATGGTGTTCTTCAAGGACGCGCTGGAGGTGCTGTTTGCCAACAGCATCCTGGTCTCCTGCGCCCTGATCGTCACCGGCTTCATCCTCTTCTTCTCCGACCGGCTGGCCCGGGGCCGCAAAAACGCCCGCAGCGCCACGGTGGTGGACGCGCTGCTGGTGGGCTGCGCCCAGGCGGTGGCCATCATTCCCGGCATCTCCCGCTCCGGCGCCACCATCTCCACCGGCATGATGCGGGGCTTCGACCGCAGCTTCGCCGTGCGCTTCTCCTTCCTCATGTCCCTGCCCGCCGTGCTGGGGGCCAACGTGCTGGAGCTGTCCAAGGCCGTTAAGGCGGGCTTTGACACCTCGCTGCTGCCCGTGTACCTGACGGGCGTGGTGGTGGCCGCCGTGGTGGGCTACTTCGCCATCCGCCTGGTCAAGACCCTTGCCGACCAGGGCAAGTTCGGCAAGTTCGCCTACTACTGCTGGGGCGTGGGCCTGGGCTCCCTGATCGCCGGGATCGTCAAGCTGATTGCCCTGAAGTAG
- a CDS encoding N-acetyltransferase, whose product MYEIKPCPEDRKEEIHAGLRAYNRRFCADVSDLSCLVEDGEGRCLAGCDAFRFGELAVVDILWVDEGCRGRGLGARILTRVEEEATRQGARRLELNTFGFQAPGFYEKLGYRRFGAVDPAVGEYGHYYYVKEF is encoded by the coding sequence ATGTACGAGATAAAACCCTGCCCCGAGGATCGGAAAGAGGAGATCCACGCGGGCCTGCGGGCCTATAACCGCCGCTTTTGCGCCGACGTTTCGGACCTGTCCTGCCTCGTAGAGGACGGGGAGGGGCGCTGCCTCGCCGGGTGCGACGCGTTCCGCTTCGGGGAGCTGGCGGTGGTGGACATCCTCTGGGTGGACGAGGGCTGCCGCGGCCGGGGCCTGGGCGCGCGCATCCTCACCCGTGTGGAGGAGGAGGCGACCCGCCAGGGGGCCAGGCGGCTGGAGCTGAACACCTTCGGCTTCCAGGCCCCCGGCTTTTACGAGAAGCTGGGCTACCGCCGCTTCGGCGCGGTGGACCCCGCGGTGGGGGAGTACGGCCACTACTATTACGTCAAAGAGTTTTAA
- the tyrS gene encoding tyrosine--tRNA ligase, whose protein sequence is MTVFDELKARGLIAQLTDEEEIKELINAGKATFYIGFDPTADSLHVGHFMALCLMKRLQMAGNRPIALIGGGTGMVGDPSGRSDMRSMMTVETIRHNCDCFKKQMEKFIDFSEGKALMLNNADWLLGLNYVELLREVGSCFSVNNMLRAECYKQRMEKGLSFLEFNYMIMQSYDFYHMFQSVGCNMQCGGDDQWSNMLGGTELIRRKLGKNAYAMTITLLLTSEGKKMGKTQSGAVWLDPEKTSPYEFYQYWRNIGDADVLKCLRMLTFLPLEQIDEMDKWEGSQLNRAKEILAFELTKLIHDEEKAQKAQDAARALFATGGDMANMPSTTLAAEDLAGGSITILDLLVKCGVAPSKAEARRLVQQGGVEVNGVKVDSFGAAYTADDLSGDGLLIKKGKKVFHRAILA, encoded by the coding sequence ATGACTGTATTTGACGAACTCAAGGCCCGCGGCCTCATTGCCCAGCTCACCGACGAGGAGGAGATCAAGGAGCTGATCAACGCCGGGAAGGCCACCTTCTACATCGGCTTCGACCCCACGGCGGACTCCCTGCACGTGGGCCACTTTATGGCGCTGTGCCTGATGAAGCGCCTGCAGATGGCGGGCAACCGGCCCATCGCCCTGATCGGCGGCGGCACGGGCATGGTGGGCGACCCCTCCGGCCGCTCCGACATGCGCTCCATGATGACGGTGGAAACCATCCGGCACAACTGCGACTGCTTCAAAAAGCAGATGGAGAAGTTCATCGACTTCTCCGAGGGCAAGGCCCTGATGCTCAACAACGCCGACTGGCTGCTGGGGCTGAACTACGTGGAGCTGCTGCGGGAGGTGGGCTCCTGCTTCTCGGTGAACAACATGCTGCGCGCCGAGTGCTACAAGCAGCGCATGGAGAAGGGGCTCTCCTTCCTGGAGTTCAACTACATGATCATGCAGTCCTACGACTTCTACCACATGTTCCAGAGCGTGGGCTGCAACATGCAGTGCGGCGGCGACGACCAGTGGTCCAACATGCTGGGCGGCACGGAGCTTATCCGGCGCAAGCTGGGCAAGAACGCCTACGCTATGACCATCACCCTGCTGCTCACCAGCGAGGGCAAGAAGATGGGCAAGACCCAGTCGGGCGCGGTGTGGCTGGATCCGGAAAAGACCAGCCCCTACGAGTTCTACCAGTACTGGCGCAACATCGGCGACGCGGACGTGCTCAAGTGCCTGCGTATGCTCACCTTCCTGCCCCTGGAGCAGATTGACGAGATGGACAAGTGGGAGGGATCCCAGCTCAACCGGGCCAAGGAGATCCTGGCCTTTGAGCTGACCAAGCTGATCCACGACGAGGAGAAGGCCCAGAAGGCCCAGGACGCGGCCCGCGCCCTCTTCGCCACCGGCGGCGACATGGCCAACATGCCCTCCACCACCCTGGCGGCGGAGGATCTGGCCGGCGGGAGCATCACCATCCTGGACCTGCTGGTCAAGTGCGGCGTGGCCCCCTCCAAGGCGGAGGCCCGGCGGCTGGTGCAGCAGGGCGGGGTGGAGGTCAACGGCGTGAAGGTGGATTCCTTCGGCGCCGCCTACACCGCGGACGACCTGTCCGGCGACGGCCTGCTCATCAAGAAGGGCAAGAAGGTCTTCCACAGGGCCATTCTGGCATAA
- a CDS encoding TIGR00266 family protein: MQYKIIGEPMPVVVCDLNGNESMITEKGSMVWMSPNMEMQTSAGGLGKAFGRMFSGESMFQNIYTAKGGAGMIAFASSFPGSIRAVEITPDKPVVVQKSGFLASEQGVELSVFFQKKAGAGFFGGEGFIMQKLSGTGTAFLEIDGYAVEYSLGAGERLVVDTGNLAMVDATCSIDVQAVKGVKNMLFGGEGVFNTVVTGPGRVVLQTMPVSGVASALAPFFNTGSK; the protein is encoded by the coding sequence ATGCAGTATAAAATCATCGGCGAGCCCATGCCGGTCGTTGTGTGCGACCTGAACGGCAACGAATCCATGATTACGGAGAAGGGCTCCATGGTGTGGATGAGCCCCAATATGGAGATGCAGACCTCCGCCGGCGGCCTGGGCAAGGCCTTTGGGCGCATGTTCTCCGGCGAGTCCATGTTCCAGAACATCTACACCGCCAAGGGCGGGGCGGGTATGATCGCCTTTGCCTCCAGCTTCCCCGGCTCCATCCGCGCGGTGGAGATCACCCCGGACAAGCCAGTGGTGGTGCAGAAGAGCGGCTTTTTGGCCTCCGAGCAGGGGGTGGAGCTGTCCGTCTTCTTCCAGAAGAAGGCGGGCGCCGGCTTCTTCGGCGGCGAGGGCTTCATCATGCAGAAGCTCTCCGGCACAGGCACGGCCTTTTTGGAGATTGACGGCTACGCGGTGGAGTACAGCCTGGGCGCGGGCGAGCGCCTGGTGGTGGACACCGGCAATCTGGCCATGGTGGACGCCACCTGCTCCATCGACGTGCAGGCGGTCAAGGGCGTGAAGAACATGCTCTTCGGCGGCGAGGGCGTCTTTAACACCGTAGTCACCGGCCCGGGCCGGGTGGTCCTCCAGACCATGCCGGTCAGCGGCGTTGCCTCCGCGCTAGCCCCCTTCTTCAACACGGGGAGCAAATAA
- a CDS encoding TlyA family rRNA (cytidine-2'-O)-methyltransferase translates to MAKKRLDVLLVEQGYFDSRQKAQATIMSGLVFVGGQRVDKAGAPVAEDAQIEVRGKAIPYVSRGGLKLEKAMKVFPISLEGKRCADIGASTGGFSDCMLQNGAAKVYAVDTGYGKLDWKIRSDPRVVALERTNARYLTREQIPEELDFASVDVSFISLRLILPALRGVMREGGEAVCLVKPQFEAGREKVGKRGVVRDPKVHLEVLEHFQEHASSSGFAVKDMTFSPIKGPEGNVEYLGYLAAGAGAPWDGDLKALVAESHGVLEASGI, encoded by the coding sequence ATGGCTAAGAAGAGACTGGACGTGCTGCTGGTGGAGCAGGGGTATTTCGACAGCCGCCAGAAGGCCCAGGCCACCATTATGAGCGGCCTGGTCTTCGTGGGCGGCCAGCGGGTGGACAAGGCCGGCGCCCCCGTGGCCGAGGACGCGCAGATCGAGGTGCGGGGCAAGGCCATCCCCTACGTGAGCCGGGGCGGCCTCAAGCTGGAGAAGGCCATGAAGGTGTTCCCCATCTCCCTGGAGGGCAAGCGCTGCGCCGACATCGGGGCCTCCACCGGGGGCTTTTCCGACTGTATGCTCCAGAACGGGGCGGCCAAAGTCTACGCGGTGGACACGGGCTACGGCAAGCTGGACTGGAAGATCCGCAGCGACCCCCGGGTGGTGGCCCTGGAGCGGACCAACGCCCGCTACCTGACCCGGGAGCAGATCCCGGAGGAATTGGACTTTGCGTCGGTGGACGTGTCCTTTATCTCCCTGCGCCTCATTCTGCCCGCCCTGCGGGGCGTGATGCGGGAGGGGGGCGAGGCCGTGTGCCTGGTGAAGCCCCAGTTTGAGGCGGGCCGGGAGAAGGTGGGGAAGCGGGGCGTCGTCCGGGACCCCAAGGTGCATCTGGAGGTGCTGGAGCACTTTCAGGAGCACGCGTCCTCCTCTGGATTTGCTGTAAAGGACATGACCTTTTCACCGATTAAAGGCCCGGAGGGCAACGTCGAGTACCTGGGATATTTGGCGGCGGGCGCGGGCGCGCCCTGGGACGGGGATCTGAAGGCCCTGGTGGCCGAGTCCCACGGCGTATTGGAGGCGAGCGGCATATGA
- a CDS encoding AI-2E family transporter, translating to MNDKRKWYMLGPRALSNLIVVLIAILFYLGISNFDIVRQKVGVVLGVISPFIVGFTIAYLLNTPTKFFERRVYGKLKHARTLSILTVYLLAVAVLAVLLNLILPQVGDSIVELVNKMPAYMDGLNGLVQDLVVRFHLEGEGITDLVVSYQDIMRRLNTAAATALPQILNIGMAVGSGLVNGLVSAITALIASIYMLAGKGRLVPQVKKLIYAVIPTRQADWFLNVCSHANDVFVGFINGKLIDSAIIGVLCFVLNLILRIPYNILIAVVIGVTNIIPFFGPIIGAVPCVMILIIVDPWAALRFGILVIALQQFDGNILGPKILGDSTGLSALWVLVAIIVGGGLFGFPGMLLGVPTFAVIYALVREWTNHRLERKGIDAGGKPVAPAPAEDPAKE from the coding sequence TTGAACGACAAGCGGAAGTGGTATATGCTGGGGCCGAGGGCCTTATCCAACCTGATCGTAGTCCTGATAGCAATTCTGTTCTACCTGGGCATCTCAAATTTTGATATTGTGCGGCAGAAGGTGGGCGTGGTACTCGGCGTCATCTCCCCCTTTATCGTGGGCTTCACCATCGCCTACCTGCTCAACACGCCCACCAAGTTTTTTGAGCGCAGGGTTTACGGGAAGCTGAAGCACGCCCGCACCCTGTCCATCCTCACGGTGTACCTGCTGGCCGTGGCGGTGCTGGCGGTGCTGCTCAACCTGATCCTGCCCCAGGTGGGGGACAGCATCGTGGAGCTGGTCAACAAGATGCCGGCCTATATGGATGGGCTCAACGGGCTGGTGCAGGATCTGGTGGTCCGCTTCCACCTGGAGGGAGAGGGGATTACCGACCTGGTGGTCTCCTATCAGGACATCATGCGGCGGCTCAACACGGCCGCCGCCACGGCCCTGCCCCAGATTCTGAATATCGGCATGGCGGTGGGCAGCGGCCTGGTAAACGGCCTGGTCTCCGCCATCACCGCCCTTATCGCCTCCATCTATATGCTGGCGGGGAAGGGGCGGCTGGTCCCCCAGGTCAAGAAGCTGATCTATGCCGTGATCCCCACCAGGCAGGCCGACTGGTTTTTGAACGTGTGCAGCCACGCCAACGACGTGTTCGTGGGCTTCATCAACGGCAAGCTCATCGACAGCGCCATTATCGGCGTGCTGTGCTTCGTGCTCAACCTGATTCTCCGCATCCCCTACAACATCCTCATCGCCGTGGTGATCGGGGTGACCAACATCATCCCCTTCTTCGGGCCCATCATCGGCGCGGTGCCCTGCGTGATGATCCTGATCATCGTGGATCCGTGGGCGGCCCTGCGCTTCGGCATCCTGGTCATCGCCCTCCAGCAGTTCGACGGCAATATCCTGGGCCCCAAAATCCTGGGAGACAGCACGGGGCTGTCCGCCCTGTGGGTGCTGGTGGCCATCATCGTGGGCGGCGGCCTGTTCGGCTTCCCCGGTATGCTGCTGGGGGTGCCCACCTTCGCGGTGATTTACGCCCTGGTCCGGGAGTGGACCAACCACCGGCTGGAGCGCAAGGGCATCGACGCCGGAGGGAAGCCCGTGGCCCCCGCCCCGGCGGAGGATCCGGCAAAAGAGTAA
- the argR gene encoding arginine repressor, which yields MKARRQQEILNIIEEHDVETQDQLLAELKARGMQSTQATISRDIKELHLIKELTGYGTYKYVVSERKMSMNFAGRLRTIFKEGVTSFDVAQNIVVLKTMPGLASAAAAAIDGMEIDDLVGSLAGDDTVILIMRTNESAVEFCNEIHKMLK from the coding sequence ATGAAGGCGCGACGGCAGCAGGAGATTCTGAATATCATCGAGGAACACGACGTGGAGACCCAGGACCAGCTACTGGCCGAGCTCAAGGCCAGGGGGATGCAGTCCACCCAGGCCACCATCTCCCGGGACATCAAGGAGCTGCATCTGATCAAGGAGCTCACCGGGTACGGCACCTATAAATACGTGGTGTCCGAGCGCAAGATGTCCATGAACTTCGCCGGGCGGCTGCGCACCATCTTCAAGGAGGGGGTCACCTCCTTCGACGTGGCGCAGAACATCGTGGTGCTCAAGACCATGCCGGGTCTGGCCTCGGCGGCGGCCGCCGCCATCGACGGCATGGAGATCGACGATCTGGTGGGCAGCCTGGCCGGGGACGACACCGTCATCCTCATTATGCGCACCAATGAGTCCGCGGTGGAGTTCTGCAACGAAATTCATAAAATGTTGAAGTAA
- the recN gene encoding DNA repair protein RecN → MLSLLHIENIAVIESADIQFDGGFNVLTGETGAGKSIVIDAIGAVMGERTSRDLIRTGATAARVEAVFTGLPGLPWFEENGMGPDGEGNLLLQREIQPDGKNICRLNGRLITVSQLRELGRQLLNIHGQHDGQQLLDERCHLAYLDSFGATEPLQAQFRAAFGVLSGLRREIASLQMDDAEKSRRIDSLNYQIRELERANLQPGEDEALTERRNLLRNAGKLIEAVEGAHLALSGDDDSAGAAALLAAAEQSLGAAAGMSADAAALLEKLAEVRCAADDVAEQVRDLRGQFDFEPGELDEIEARLDLIYRLRKKYGDTVEEMLSYLERCRGELDEIQYSSDTIARLEKKQAQALREAKGKAEALSTARRKAGEALQARIQRELEQLDMPKVQFRAEFSPKGGEPGMDETGLDEVQFLMSANVGEALKPIQKIASGGELARIMLALKNVLAENDQVTTLIFDEVDTGVSGRAAQKVAEKMADVALRKQVLCVTHLPQIAAMADTHFAVEKGESKGRTFTAVERLDRTRRREELARLTGGERPTPAMLEGAGELLDAAAAYKRKKESG, encoded by the coding sequence GTGCTTTCTCTGCTCCACATCGAAAATATCGCGGTGATTGAGTCGGCGGACATCCAGTTCGACGGCGGGTTTAACGTGCTCACCGGCGAGACCGGCGCGGGCAAAAGTATCGTCATCGACGCCATCGGCGCGGTGATGGGGGAGCGGACCAGCCGGGACCTGATCCGCACCGGGGCCACCGCCGCCCGGGTGGAGGCGGTCTTTACCGGCCTGCCCGGCCTGCCCTGGTTTGAGGAGAACGGCATGGGGCCCGACGGGGAGGGCAACCTGCTTTTGCAGCGGGAGATCCAGCCCGACGGCAAGAACATCTGCCGCCTGAACGGGCGGCTCATTACCGTGTCCCAGCTCCGGGAGCTGGGGCGGCAGCTCTTAAATATCCACGGCCAGCACGACGGGCAGCAGCTCCTGGACGAGCGCTGCCACCTGGCCTACCTGGACAGCTTCGGGGCCACGGAGCCCCTCCAGGCGCAGTTCCGTGCCGCCTTCGGCGTGCTGTCCGGCCTGCGGCGGGAGATCGCCTCCCTCCAGATGGACGACGCGGAGAAGTCCCGCCGCATCGACAGCCTGAACTACCAGATCCGCGAGCTGGAGCGGGCCAATCTCCAGCCCGGTGAGGACGAGGCACTCACTGAGCGGCGCAATCTGCTGCGCAACGCGGGAAAGCTCATCGAGGCGGTGGAGGGGGCCCACCTGGCCCTGTCCGGGGACGACGACAGCGCGGGCGCGGCGGCGCTGTTGGCGGCGGCGGAACAGAGCCTGGGCGCCGCCGCGGGCATGAGCGCGGACGCCGCCGCGCTGCTGGAGAAGCTGGCCGAGGTGCGCTGCGCCGCCGACGACGTGGCCGAGCAGGTGCGGGATCTGCGGGGGCAGTTTGACTTCGAGCCCGGCGAGCTGGACGAGATCGAGGCCCGGCTGGACCTCATTTACCGTCTGCGTAAAAAATACGGCGACACGGTGGAGGAGATGCTCTCCTACCTGGAACGCTGCCGGGGGGAGCTGGACGAGATCCAGTACTCCAGCGACACCATCGCCCGCCTGGAGAAAAAGCAGGCCCAGGCCCTGCGGGAGGCCAAGGGGAAAGCGGAAGCCCTTTCCACCGCCCGCCGGAAGGCGGGGGAGGCCCTCCAGGCCCGCATCCAGCGGGAGCTGGAGCAGCTGGACATGCCCAAGGTGCAGTTCCGGGCCGAGTTCAGCCCCAAGGGCGGGGAGCCGGGGATGGACGAGACCGGCCTGGACGAGGTGCAGTTCCTCATGTCGGCCAACGTGGGGGAGGCCCTCAAGCCCATCCAGAAGATAGCCTCCGGGGGCGAGCTGGCCCGGATTATGCTGGCGCTGAAAAACGTGCTGGCGGAGAACGACCAGGTGACCACCCTCATTTTTGACGAGGTGGACACCGGCGTGTCCGGCCGCGCGGCCCAAAAGGTGGCCGAGAAGATGGCCGACGTGGCCCTGCGCAAGCAGGTGCTCTGCGTCACCCACCTGCCCCAGATCGCCGCTATGGCGGACACCCACTTTGCCGTGGAGAAAGGCGAGAGCAAGGGAAGGACCTTTACAGCGGTGGAGCGGCTGGACCGCACCCGCCGCCGGGAGGAGCTGGCCCGGCTTACCGGCGGGGAGCGTCCCACGCCCGCCATGCTGGAGGGGGCGGGGGAGCTGCTGGACGCGGCGGCGGCCTACAAACGGAAAAAAGAATCCGGTTGA
- a CDS encoding HDIG domain-containing protein, translated as MDFTRAQALDLLKEYNKEPFHLRHAFSVEAVMRWYANELGYGDQADFWAMAGLLHDLDFERYPDEHCVKVREIMEEKNLDPALIHAVVSHGWGMTGGDARPEHEMEKVLFAADELTGLIGAAALMRPSRSVQDMELSSLKKKFKDRKFAAGCSRETITQGAEQLGWELPDLLERTLRAMKAAEADIEAQCAGL; from the coding sequence ATGGACTTCACCCGCGCGCAGGCCCTGGACCTGCTGAAAGAGTACAACAAGGAGCCCTTCCACCTCCGCCACGCCTTTTCCGTGGAGGCCGTCATGCGCTGGTACGCCAACGAGCTGGGCTACGGCGATCAGGCCGATTTCTGGGCCATGGCGGGCCTGCTCCACGATCTGGACTTCGAGCGCTACCCCGACGAGCACTGCGTCAAGGTGCGGGAGATCATGGAGGAGAAAAACCTGGATCCCGCCCTAATCCACGCCGTGGTCAGCCACGGCTGGGGCATGACCGGCGGCGACGCCCGGCCCGAGCACGAGATGGAGAAGGTGCTCTTCGCCGCCGACGAGCTCACCGGCCTGATCGGGGCGGCAGCCCTCATGCGCCCGTCCAGGAGCGTACAGGATATGGAGCTGTCCAGCCTGAAAAAGAAGTTCAAGGACAGGAAATTCGCCGCCGGCTGCTCCCGGGAGACCATCACCCAGGGCGCGGAGCAGCTGGGCTGGGAGCTGCCCGACCTGCTGGAGCGCACCCTCCGGGCCATGAAGGCCGCCGAGGCGGACATCGAGGCCCAGTGCGCGGGACTTTAA
- the nadK gene encoding NAD kinase, with amino-acid sequence MKIVLSPNPYRDKGLRAAQSAAKILKNAGVETSMCLPFSVEGTNIEFPKHIELKDTREELKNADMLICFGGDGTILHAAKDANEFRLPILGVNLGSVGFMAELEQGELSLLSKLAAGKYSVEERMMLDVTARRDGKVVFSDLALNDAVVTKGAVARVVDLEVFSDKVPITDFAGDGVVVSTPTGSTAYSMSAGGPLVEPTAENIIVTPICPHSVNARSFVLGAGRMVSVKLGRLSKKAAYLSSDGGKAFKLCGGDVLEIRRSQSVTRLVRLTGRSFYEVMSQKLGRM; translated from the coding sequence ATGAAAATCGTACTTAGTCCCAACCCGTACCGGGACAAGGGGCTGCGGGCGGCCCAGAGCGCGGCCAAGATCCTGAAAAACGCCGGGGTGGAGACCAGTATGTGCCTGCCCTTCTCGGTGGAGGGGACCAACATCGAGTTCCCAAAGCATATCGAGCTCAAGGACACCCGGGAGGAGCTGAAAAACGCCGACATGCTCATCTGCTTCGGCGGGGACGGCACCATCCTCCACGCCGCCAAGGACGCCAACGAGTTCCGGCTCCCCATCCTGGGGGTGAACCTGGGCAGCGTGGGCTTCATGGCCGAGCTGGAGCAGGGCGAGCTGTCCCTGCTGTCCAAGCTGGCGGCGGGGAAGTACAGCGTGGAGGAGCGCATGATGCTGGACGTGACCGCACGCCGGGACGGGAAGGTGGTTTTCTCCGATCTGGCCCTGAACGACGCGGTGGTCACCAAGGGGGCCGTGGCCCGGGTGGTGGATCTGGAGGTTTTCAGCGACAAGGTGCCCATCACCGACTTCGCCGGGGACGGCGTGGTGGTCAGCACGCCCACCGGCTCCACCGCCTACTCCATGTCGGCGGGCGGGCCGCTGGTGGAGCCCACGGCGGAGAATATCATCGTCACCCCCATCTGCCCCCACTCAGTGAACGCCCGCTCCTTTGTGCTGGGCGCGGGCCGGATGGTGAGCGTGAAGCTGGGGCGGCTGAGCAAAAAGGCGGCCTACCTGTCCTCCGACGGGGGGAAGGCCTTCAAGCTCTGCGGGGGCGACGTGCTGGAGATCCGCAGATCGCAGTCCGTGACCCGGCTGGTGCGGCTGACCGGGCGGAGCTTCTACGAGGTCATGAGTCAAAAACTGGGGAGGATGTGA
- the tepA gene encoding translocation-enhancing protein TepA produces MSDETTNTQETGSEDNNNPSDRQQQIVDMGSSTIKTERGTIHTLTIVGQIEGHQILPPTAKTTKYEHVMPLLAAVEESDEVDGLLVLLNTVGGDIEAGLGIAELIASMSKPTVSLVLGGGHSIGVPLAVSAKTSFIAPSAAMTIHPVRLNGLVIGVPQTFNYFERIQERIIQFVTRNSQVDRKAFTKMMLKTGELAADVGSVIYGEEAVKIGLIDRIGGLSDALECLHQQMDAAR; encoded by the coding sequence ATGAGCGACGAGACTACCAATACCCAGGAGACCGGCAGCGAGGACAACAACAACCCCAGCGACCGCCAGCAGCAGATTGTGGACATGGGTTCGTCCACCATCAAGACGGAGCGGGGCACCATCCATACCCTGACCATCGTGGGGCAGATCGAGGGGCACCAGATCCTGCCACCCACCGCCAAAACCACAAAATACGAGCACGTGATGCCCCTGCTGGCCGCCGTGGAGGAGAGCGACGAGGTGGACGGCCTGCTGGTGCTGCTGAACACCGTGGGCGGGGACATCGAGGCGGGGCTGGGCATCGCAGAGCTGATTGCCAGCATGTCCAAGCCCACCGTGTCCCTGGTGCTGGGGGGCGGGCACTCCATCGGCGTGCCCCTGGCCGTGTCGGCCAAGACCTCCTTTATCGCGCCCTCGGCAGCCATGACCATCCACCCGGTGCGGCTGAACGGCCTGGTCATCGGCGTGCCCCAGACCTTCAACTACTTTGAGCGCATCCAGGAGCGCATCATCCAGTTTGTCACCCGCAACAGCCAGGTGGACCGCAAGGCGTTCACCAAGATGATGCTGAAAACCGGGGAGCTGGCCGCGGACGTGGGCAGCGTCATCTACGGGGAGGAGGCGGTGAAGATCGGCCTTATCGACCGCATCGGCGGCCTGTCAGACGCGCTGGAGTGCCTGCACCAGCAGATGGACGCGGCGCGTTGA
- a CDS encoding DNA mismatch repair protein MutT, translating into MEVFAKPAVGAIIEKEEQGVAYILLQRRQKAGGGETNGLFEVVGGKIREYENIFDALRREVWEETGLTVTEISGEERAERVSVGGATVISCEPFCVTQNLSGIYSLIINTFLCRAQGTPVHSTNETQDIHWARLDAVRELVEQHPEKLFPMDVIALKKYLDYKKRDKETEK; encoded by the coding sequence ATGGAGGTCTTTGCAAAGCCCGCGGTCGGTGCAATCATTGAAAAAGAGGAGCAGGGCGTTGCCTATATCCTGTTGCAGCGCAGACAGAAGGCCGGCGGCGGCGAGACCAACGGCCTGTTCGAGGTGGTCGGCGGAAAAATTCGGGAATATGAGAATATATTTGATGCGCTGCGGCGGGAAGTATGGGAGGAGACCGGGCTTACGGTTACAGAGATCAGCGGAGAGGAGCGCGCTGAGCGCGTCAGTGTGGGGGGTGCCACCGTAATAAGCTGCGAGCCCTTCTGCGTGACGCAGAACCTCAGCGGGATCTATTCTCTGATTATCAATACCTTCCTCTGCCGTGCACAGGGCACGCCGGTTCATTCGACCAACGAGACGCAGGACATCCATTGGGCCCGGCTGGACGCCGTGCGGGAGCTTGTGGAGCAGCACCCGGAGAAGCTGTTCCCAATGGATGTCATCGCACTGAAAAAATACTTGGACTATAAAAAAAGAGATAAGGAGACGGAAAAATGA